Proteins from a single region of Paenibacillus sp. BIHB 4019:
- a CDS encoding histidine kinase, with protein MLPKTKIVQKLFVGYLLMVLIPFLIFGYFVYNQAQSRFLEQYLRNRQELIEQASNSLQVDLTQVESVYQLFQYNEYMLEYLSGNYRSESQYVYNLLKNIRPLYSFVSVGNKQIQGIRMYSINPEVETLEPEFGETNELIHKPEYGEIQALPPGKGLWVMKQSTSQQYPSLIYYQKIYNSQFSKQIGIMEIKVSDDVINMLMEKIKTKKDDRVLIISPDSKLLFGDLDHTEEVQLVQKSASAIIQESKSGHYIVRGKRLLSNMVTVESLDVVVISYTNEKGVFENLKKELQFVALGGVICLFMLSAVYYWIVSSLTKRIVKLSRHMRRVGFDNLSMYTERTNDRDEIDYLTSSYNAMLQRIDDLVNKVHREELLRKEADYKVLQAQIKPHFLYNTLESIRMMAEVNEAPEVANFTHTFGKLIRYSLSNDKFETTLHDELEHVRNFLQIHKIRVGERLDYAIEVDARINRFVCPRFILQPLVENSIIHGLSRLRKQWMIRLRIYEENGYLKVEIKDNGVGIEADRLRMIQGVLHGELDLERLQTESGGLGVYNVHERIKSFYGNQSGLSLNSNDPNGMICIIQMYKGELESC; from the coding sequence ATGCTGCCGAAGACAAAAATCGTACAAAAATTGTTCGTGGGTTATTTGCTGATGGTCCTAATTCCATTTTTGATTTTTGGATATTTTGTTTACAACCAGGCGCAAAGTCGTTTTCTTGAACAATATTTGCGAAATAGGCAGGAGCTTATCGAACAGGCGAGTAATAGTCTGCAGGTTGATTTGACACAAGTCGAATCAGTATATCAGTTATTTCAATACAATGAGTACATGCTTGAATACTTGAGCGGAAATTATCGTTCTGAATCTCAGTACGTCTATAATTTACTGAAAAATATTCGGCCCTTATACTCGTTTGTAAGTGTCGGGAATAAGCAAATACAAGGAATTCGGATGTATAGCATCAATCCGGAGGTTGAAACTTTAGAGCCAGAGTTTGGGGAAACGAATGAGTTAATTCATAAACCGGAATATGGAGAAATTCAAGCGCTGCCTCCGGGCAAAGGTTTATGGGTTATGAAACAATCAACCTCTCAACAATATCCGAGCTTAATTTACTATCAGAAGATTTATAATTCACAATTTTCCAAGCAAATTGGGATTATGGAAATTAAAGTATCTGACGACGTAATTAATATGCTAATGGAGAAGATCAAGACAAAGAAAGATGATCGGGTATTGATTATCTCGCCTGATAGCAAGCTGTTATTTGGTGATCTTGATCACACAGAGGAAGTACAACTAGTACAAAAATCGGCTTCAGCTATTATTCAAGAGTCCAAGTCCGGTCATTATATTGTTAGGGGTAAGAGGCTTCTCAGTAATATGGTAACCGTCGAGTCATTAGACGTTGTCGTGATATCTTATACAAACGAGAAAGGTGTGTTTGAAAATCTCAAGAAGGAATTACAATTTGTCGCACTTGGCGGGGTAATATGTTTGTTTATGCTTTCCGCTGTTTATTATTGGATAGTCAGCTCTCTAACTAAACGGATTGTCAAGCTTTCTAGGCATATGCGTAGGGTCGGCTTTGATAATTTATCCATGTATACTGAGCGTACGAATGATAGGGATGAAATCGACTATTTGACATCCTCATACAACGCGATGCTTCAGCGGATCGATGACTTGGTAAACAAGGTGCACCGTGAAGAATTGCTGCGTAAAGAAGCTGATTATAAAGTGTTGCAAGCCCAAATAAAACCGCACTTTTTATATAACACATTGGAGTCTATTCGGATGATGGCTGAAGTGAATGAAGCGCCAGAAGTCGCCAATTTTACACATACGTTTGGCAAACTCATTCGTTACAGTCTATCGAATGACAAATTTGAAACGACACTTCATGACGAGCTCGAGCATGTTAGAAATTTTTTGCAGATTCATAAAATCCGAGTCGGTGAGCGACTAGATTACGCAATTGAGGTAGATGCTCGAATTAATCGTTTCGTGTGTCCACGGTTTATTTTGCAGCCATTAGTAGAGAACAGTATTATTCATGGTCTAAGCAGACTGCGGAAGCAATGGATGATTCGATTACGGATTTATGAAGAGAATGGCTACCTTAAAGTGGAGATTAAGGATAACGGAGTTGGAATAGAAGCGGATCGACTTCGAATGATTCAAGGTGTATTGCATGGAGAACTGGACTTGGAGCGACTGCAGACCGAATCGGGAGGGCTTGGCGTATACAATGTTCATGAGCGCATAAAAAGCTTCTATGGTAACCAATCTGGTTTGTCGCTAAATAGTAACGATCCGAACGGTATGATTTGCATCATTCAAATGTATAAAGGAGAGCTTGAATCATGCTAA
- a CDS encoding response regulator, whose protein sequence is MLNLLVVDDEPLILAGLHSIITKADTGFLRVETANDGIEALEKLQSYEAHLILTDIQMPEMTGLELIHEVKRNNLCERFIILTGYNDFDFVRQALRYQVLDYLLKPIDKEELVSALQNAAQLIHEDLQLREVKGATEYKETITEFTSLLDNKLLSEPMSKILDYIHQHYAKFDLSLEQVAEFIELNPSYVSALFKKEAGINFIPYLHTCRVFKAQQLMNEHPKMAIDKISFQVGYENPRYFFKVFKKYAGLTPGQYRDIDVDEDLK, encoded by the coding sequence ATGCTAAATCTACTGGTAGTAGATGATGAACCACTAATTCTAGCCGGGCTCCATTCTATTATTACGAAAGCAGATACTGGATTTCTTAGGGTGGAGACGGCTAACGATGGAATAGAAGCGCTCGAGAAGCTTCAGTCGTATGAAGCACATTTAATTCTAACAGATATTCAGATGCCCGAGATGACGGGTTTGGAATTGATTCATGAAGTGAAACGGAACAATCTTTGCGAGCGCTTCATTATTTTAACCGGCTATAATGATTTTGATTTTGTTAGACAGGCATTACGTTACCAAGTACTTGATTATCTCTTGAAACCGATCGATAAAGAAGAGCTCGTGTCCGCCCTGCAGAACGCAGCTCAATTAATTCATGAAGATCTGCAGCTTCGCGAGGTGAAGGGGGCGACGGAGTACAAGGAAACGATAACGGAATTCACGAGTCTCTTAGACAACAAGCTGCTATCAGAACCGATGAGTAAAATACTAGATTATATCCATCAACATTATGCAAAGTTTGATCTGTCATTAGAACAAGTGGCAGAGTTTATTGAATTGAATCCAAGCTACGTAAGTGCATTGTTCAAGAAAGAAGCCGGAATTAATTTCATTCCATATTTGCATACGTGCCGTGTATTTAAGGCTCAGCAACTTATGAATGAACACCCTAAGATGGCAATAGACAAGATTTCATTTCAGGTAGGGTATGAGAATCCGCGTTACTTCTTCAAAGTATTTAAGAAATATGCAGGGCTAACTCCCGGTCAGTATCGGGATATTGATGTTGATGAAGATTTGAAATGA